GCCCGCGATCATGCTCGCCGCGTATGCGAGCCACACCTCGGTGAGAGTGCTCAGGGTGTAATCCAGGTAGAGGCCGGTCTGGAACCGGCCGCTGAGTGCATGCCGGGGCAGCCCGAGCCGGCGCTGCTCGCGGTTGAGGTTGTCCTTGCTGGTCCGCCACAGGTTGTAGAGCACCTCGCTACTGACGTCGCCGGCGGCGGCGCGCCCCAGCCAGGCGTCGCTCATCTGCGGGTCATGCTCGGTGGCACGCTTGAAAGCCAGTGCGGCATAAGCGACATCGCGGTCGGTTTCCAGCCCGTCGATGGGTATCCCCAGTGACAGCACGCCGGCGTCGAAGACCCGCTGCGCGTCCCTGGTGCCAGGCATCTACTCGGTTTCCTCACTACTACCGCGCGGTGGTCTTGCCGCACATACAAACCCGCTGCCCCTCGAGTGTCCCGCGTAATCATGCACGTAAACGTCAGGTGCCACGACATGGCGGTAGAAAGTTATTGTACCGATCTGGCGACTTTGAATTCGTCGTCAAATCCAGTCAGCAAAATCGAGGGCCGCATGCCACAACAGCAACAGCCGCAACAGCGGCCACCGGTGCGCTCGCGCACCGGGACCATCGCCGTCGTCACCACCGAGCGGGGATTGCCCACGGCCCTCAAGCTCGACCGCTCCGAACTCGCCCGCCCCCCTCAGGAGCTGGCGAACGAGATTCTGGCGCTGTGCCGGTTGTCGGCGTTGCGCGCGCAGGTCGCATTCCGCCGGGAGCTCGCCGGCAAGGGCTACACCTCGGCGACGCTTCGCCAGATTGGCCTGCCTACCGAGGAAGATCTCGCCCGGGCCGAGGAGGAACTGTTCGGCGCAGACGACGACGAACTCCCGGCCAGCTGGATGAGGTCGGTATGACCAGCCTGGCGCAGTCCGTGATCGCGCGGGCCATCAAACAACGCGACCTGATGCAGGCGATGACCGAGCAATCCAAGACCATCACCGCGCGGGTCACCAGCCGCGACCGCGCAGTGAGTGCCGAGGTAGACGGACTCGGCAGCCTGACCGGATTGTGGCTCGGCCCCCCGGCGAGCCGCCTGGACACCGACGCGCTGGCCACCCTGATCGTTGAAACCGCACATGCCGCAGCCCGGGTGGCGGCCGAGCGGTACAACTTCCTCCTCAAGGAGTTCACCACCCGCATGGAGGAACTGCAGAACGCCCCGCTGACCCGCTCGGATGGCACCGTTATCGAACCGAGATAGTCGATTTTCGGCTCTTATTGCACATATGTCGAGCACCACCGGCTGCCTTATTGCACACATGTGAACTGCGGCCATTCCGAAAGTCTGCTTAAATTTCGTGCAATTTATTGGTGGAGACCGCGCTTAAGGTTGAGAGACCAGCGCTAGCGGCAGCTCAGCAGGAATCCTGGGGGAAAGAAGCCGACGATGACATTTGAATTGCAGCCCGAGTTCATGGAGGCGCTCACCGACGCGCAGGAGGCCGCGGGCACCGCGATCACCACGGCGTTCAGCGCGGTGACCCCGGCGCAACTGAGTTCGTTCTCGATGGCGCTCGGCCCGATCGCGGCGGCGAACATGATCCCGGCGATGTTCGAATCCACCGCGAACAATGTCGCCAGCGGGATGATGACGGCCGCCAAGCACGGCATGCTCGGCGTCGCAAGCCACATCGTCGGCGCGACTCACACCGCCGTCGACGCCACCGACGTCTAGACAGCCGGCGTGGGCACCACCGACCCGGCGCCGCAGCCGGCGCCGATTCCTGACTTCGATCACACCCCGGTCGTCAACCAGATGGAAAACGACCTGCAGGCGTGGCTGAACCGGCCCGTCCAGGACATTCTGAACCAGTTCAACATGGGACAGCTGCCGACCGGCGGCCCGGACTTCTCGGGCATTCCCGGTGAGGACATCCCGGCCGAACTCACCGGTGCCGCCGGCCCCGGCGGCATGGGCAGCAACTTCACCAGCGGGCTCCTCAAACCCGTCACGGACATGCTCGGCACGTTGGGACCGGGTCTGTTCCAGGGTCTGAATCCGACACAGATGTTCGGCGGGATCACGCAGGCCTTCCAGCAGGCCGCGGGCGGTGTGCAGCAGGCCATGAGCCAGATGATGGGCGGCATGGGCGGGCAAGGCTGGTCCGGCGCAGGCGCCGGCGCCGCGGCCGCCAAGACCGGCGAGACCCTGGCGAACGGCGCCGCCGTCGCGGCGCAGGGCACGGCGCTGGGCGGCGAGTACAGTGCGGCCGCGGCCAACGTCGCACAGGGCCAGGCGCGATTGCTGGAGATTCTGCAGCAGTGCCAGCACGAACTCGAGGGCCTTGCCGCCGGGCTGCCGTGGACCGCCGCGAACATGGTCGAGTCCGCCTCTCGGGCCAGCGCGCTGGCCACCGAATGCATCACCGAGCTGGAAAGCACGTTGACCAGCCAGGCCGCCGCAACCACCGCCACCGGCGCTCCGGTCGCCGTCGCGCAGGGCCCCCAGATGGCCATGGGAATGCTCGGTCCGATGATGTCGGTCGGGATGAGCATGATCGGCCCCGCGATGCAGATGGGCATGATGCCGCTGACGATGGGCGTCCAGGCCGGCACCCAGGCCCTGCAGGCGGGCATGCAAGCCGGCACCGGGCTGATATCGAGCATCGGCCAGGCCGGGCAGGGCGCCGGCGCCGCCTCGCCCGCTTCGGCCCTCGGTCACACCGGCCGGATGGTCAGCGCGACCCACCCCAGCGGCGGCGGACACGGCGGTGGCGGCGGCGTCGGGGCGACCACTCCGGCCCGCAACCCGGCCGCCTCGCCCATGGTGCAGAACGAGAACAGCGGGGCCGCCGCGGCACGATCCATCGGCGCCGCGCGAGCGTCGGTCGGCGGCGGCGCCGCCGGCATGGGTATGGGCGGCGCGGGAATGATGGGCGGCGCGGCCGGGGCGCACGGTGGCAAAGCGGGCGCCGGCGGCAACCACACCGCAGCCTCATTCCTGCACACGACCGATCAGGGCGGCGAGATCGTGGGCGACCTCGGCCACGCCAGCCCGGCCGTAATCGGCGACACCACAATCGATCCCGACGACAGCCCCGACATCAAACTTCGAATCTAGGAGCACTGACATGACCGACTACAACCGCCTGTCGATCCGGCCCGACGAGGTCACCGACGTCACCCGGCAGCTCGACGAGCTCGCCAACCGCATGCAGCACGTGCTGGAAACCGAGCGGGCGAACCTGACCACCATCGCCTCGGGCCAGGACGAGGTGTCGCAGCGCGTCGCGCACACCCTCAACGAGGTGCACGGGTCGTTCACCAAGGCATCCGACCAGGGCGCCAACGAGATCCGCGAGGTGTCGGCGACGATGCGCACGCACGCGGGACGCATCTCCGAAACCGATCTTGCTGACTGAGTAAACCAACCGGCGGTACCGGATAAGAGGCCGAAAGGGGGTGTACGGCAATGGGATTCAGCAACGTGGTGTGGGAATCGCGCAGCACCGAGCAGCTGGCGCGCGACCTGACCGAGGGGCCCGGCCCGTCCTCGGTCGGTGAGGCCGGTGCGGCCTGGATTCGGGTGGCCAACGAGTTCGCCAGGATCTCGGCCGACTACGACCGGCTGGTCGAAAGCGTCCGGGGGTCGTGGGAAAGCAACGCCTCCGAGGCCGCGGTCCGCAAACTCGAGACGTTCGGCAAGTGGTTGCAGGCGGCCAGCCTGAGCGCGGCCGCCAACGGCCGGCGGGCCGAGGAGGCTGCCGTCGCCAATACCGTCGCCATCCTCTCCATGCCCAGCGTGTCCGAAGCCATCGAAGCCAAAGCGGCACAAGACATGATGGCGTCCCTATCCGCGTACAACGGTGCGATAGTGCAGGGCAGCTTCGCCGAGTTCGAGGAGGCCGCTTCCGCGCAGCAGGCGGACGCCGCTGCAGTGATGCATCGCTACGAGGACGCCGTCGCCGAACTCGCCGAGCCGTGGGACCAGCCGGTTCCGCCGCAGGTCACCAATTCCGCTGCGCTCAAAGGCGAGAAGGACGGCAAGTCCGGCGGCGGATCGCGCGGCGGCGGTGGCGGCGGAGGTGGTGCGGCGCGACAGCTGTCGCCGATGCTGGCCACGCCGGTGGCGGGCAGCGCCGAGGCCAAAGAACTGAAGAAGACCAGCTTCAAATCCGACGGCTCCGGTGGCAGCGGAATGGGCCGTGGCGCAGGCGGTTACGCCCCGATGGGCGGGAACCGGCGCGACGGCAGCGGCCAATCGTACGAGTCGTTCCGCGAGGCGGGCACGCTGGAAGGGGCTGGGGAGGCGGGCGCCGGCCTATCCGACGGTGGCCAGACCTGGTTGCCGGCCGCACAGCAGAGCGATGCTCCGTTCGAGGTGTCGCACGTCAGCTGGGGCCCCAACACCGCGATCTTCGACGACCTGGCCGCGCCCGATCCGCAGCAACCGGAGGGCTTCGCCGAGGAACCCGAGCGCACGCTGCAGCAGGTGTCCGATCGGTGGGTCTCCCCGCCGGTGATCGGCGCTGAGCAGGAGGTGACCCTGTGACCGCCGCCGTGACGTCGGGGTTCACCCTGACCGACGACGAACTGCAGGTCGTCGGTGAGCGGGCCGGCGTGCAGGGGTTCCCCACCGTGCTGGATGTGCGGCCGCGGTACGAACGCGTCGACACCCTCGAGGCCGCCTTCGACGCGGCAACCCGCAGCCTCATCGCACGCGGCCTGATCGCCGACGGCGCGATCGATCCTGATCTGGTGCCGCTGTTGCGGGCGCTGCGCCGGCCGGAGCGCGAGCTCGCGATGCGGCTGGTCACCCCGGACGGCATTGCCCGGGTGAGTGTGATCCGTTGCGGCGCTTCGGGTGTGGTGGCGCGACGGGCGGGCAACAATATCAGCCTGCAGGCGGCAGACGATGCCGCGAGTCTCTCGTGGGCCACGCACGCGCTGATCGGTGCGCTGCCGCGGGCGGAAGCCGCCGAGGTCACGCCGGTCGGAGCGCCCACGGACATCGTCACCCGCAACCTCATCGGCACTCATGACGCACGGCTGCTGGCCGACCGGGTCCGCGCGCTGGGTGCCGAGCCGCGCGCGGCAATGGTTCTGGGAGCGGCACTTTCGTCGCGGATGGCGTTCGCCGAGATCGTGTACTACGCACTGTGCCCCGAACAGGACCGGTTCACCCGACGCGCGGCGGCGGTGGGGGTGTTCTACACCAGGAAGGGTCGCATCGTCGCGGCGCCGAGTGCCTCACCGAGCGGCCAGCTGTGGACCACGTTGAAGCCTGGCTCGGATCACTCGGTCGGCCAGGCGATCAGTCAGCTTGTCGAGTTATCGACGGACCAGTGGGAGGCGTCATTGGTTTAGCACGGTATTTCGATGAGACCAGACCCGTCGTGCCCGACGATCCAGGGCACCCGACAAAGGAGTAGACATGGCAGTTCCCGGACAATTTGAAGTCACCGAAGACGCACCACCACAGGTCAAGTCGATCCACGAGCACCTGGTCGAGACCGACCGACTGCTGCGCAAGATGGAAGATGAAGTCAATCTGATGGTCGGCCCGAACTGGGCCGGCAACCAGGCTCAGGTGTTCCACGGACGCATGACCGAGCACCTCGAGCACCTGACGCAAATCCAGCACCGCACAAAGAATCTCGCGGAAAGCTCGATGCAATACATCCAGGCCCACCAGAACCTCGACGGCTAGGAATTCAGGAGAAGATCATGACGCACAGCATCAAGTACAACTTCGCGGCGAACTACGAATCGCTGGACCTGATCGGCAGCATCACCTCCGACGCCGAGCAGATGCGCAACGAAGTCGACCAACTGTTCAACGCGCTCACTTCGGGGGCTTACACCGGCCACGCCCCGGAAGAGATCCACGCGCTGCGCACGCAGTTCTCCAACGAGATGGACGAGATCATCAACGATCTGCACACCACTCGGGCGCGTGCCGTCGACCAGAACCAGCAGGTTCAGGACCTCGACAACAGTCAGGCTGCCAACATCAGCTGCTGATCGTTCCGGCGATCTGACCGTGGCCCGGGCTCACTGGATTCGGTGAGTCCGGGCTTCGTCATTCGACTTGCACCCGCAGTCGGGTGAATCGGCGAATTCGAGACTCAGGGTTGTTCCCGCGGCGCGCGCAGCCGCCCGAAGTTCTCCGCCACCGAGCCAGCCAGTTCGAGGTACGCCTGCCTGGTCGCGAGGTTCAATCGGCCGAAATCGACGTCAGCACCCTCGGCCAGATGCGGATCGAACGGGATGAGATGAATAGAGCGGCAACGTGATTGGAAGTGCTCGTAGACCTTGTCCAGCTTGAGCGCGGCCGAACCCGGGCGGGAGGCACTCAGCACCACGTGCGCTTCCCGCACCAGACCCGAATGTCCGTGCTGCATCAGCCAATCCAGCGTGGCCGACGCGCTGCGGGCCGCGTCGATGGCGGGCGAGCTGACCAGCACGATGGTGTGCGCCAGGTCCAAAACCGCGGACATGGCCGAATGCATGATGCCGGTGCCGCAGTCGGTCAGGATGATGTTGTAGTAGTGCCGCAAGATGTCCACCGTGCGCCGGTAGTCGTCCGCGCCAAAGACCTCGGACACCGCCGGGTCCTGTTCGCTGGCAAGCACTTCGAGGCGGCTGGTCGCCATCAAGGTGTGATTGCGAACGTCGGCGTAGCGGTTGATGTTGGGATCCGACAAGAGGTCACGCACGGTCGATCGCGTCGACAGGTCGCCGACCCGCTCCCCCAGCGTGCCGCGGTCGGGATTCGCGTCGACCGCGATCACCCGATCGTGCCGCACCGTGGCCAGTGCTGAGCCCAATCCGAAAGTGGTGGTGGTCTTTCCAACGCCACCCTTGATCGAGAGCACGGCGATGCGGAAGTCACCGACGATCGGCTGGCGGATCTCGGCGAGCAGATGATCTTGCTGACGTTCCTTCCGCGACGCTCCGGGATTGACATGGCCGCCCGTGGCGTTGTGCACCGCACGGCGCCAACCCGACGGCGGCGCAAAGCGATCCGGGTGGGTGATCTCCGCCTCGTCGATCGACGGCGGCATCCGGAAGGGCTGGTATCCCGGCGGGGGGCCTCCGACGGGTGGCTGGGGGCGGCCCGGCGGTGGTGTCGGCTGCGCGGCCCCCGGCGGTGCCGGCTGCGCGGCCCGCGGCGGTGCTGTGGACGCCGCCGGCCTTGGTGAGGGCGGGACACGCCGGCCGGGCGGCGGACCCGGCCACCAAGGCGGCGGCGGGAACGGTCCAGGTGGTGGCGGTGGCGGCCAGGGAGGCCGGCCGCCCGCGCGGGGTCGTCTTCTGGCCTGAGCCGGCGGCGTGGACGGTTGTGGGCCGGGTATTAACGGCCCCTGTTGGGTTGGCGGCTCGGGCGCCCGCGCCGGCTCGTGTTGCGCGACAGGAGCGTCCATCACCACCTCTTCGATCTCCGCCGCCATGGCGGAGCTCGGCGTCTGCCATGGCGGTGGTGCCGGCCGGCGGGGCCCTCTGGTCCGTTCCTCGGCAGCGGGCGCGGCTCGCTCGACGTCCTGCGTCGGCGATTCAGCCTCGAAAGACTCGGCGGGCGCCTCGAAAGATTCTGTGGGCGCGACAGATTCGGCGGGGGCGACAGACTCGGTGGGGGCGGCCTCGAACCGGGCATCGTCGGGCTCCGGCTCAGCCGCAGGCTGCTGGACTTCACTCACCGGGTCTGTCGGCAGCCATTGTGTCGGCACCGCCTCGTCGGCGTGCTCCTCGCTTGCCAGCGACTCGAATTCGTCCGTTGGTTCAGCGGGCAATCGATCCGAAACTTCTGCGTCCCGTGCGTCGTCGGCGATGAGGTCAACCTCCGCTTCCTGCGGGGCGGCCGTGGCCTGCGCCCTCTTGGCGGCCATCTGCTCAAGCAGGGCCGCGGCTCTCAACTCGATGTCGTCGAGTTCACCGGATTCAGACTCCTGCGTCGACGTTTCCGAATCGACGGCGACGGTTTCGACAGGCTCGGGTTCCGGCAGCGGCGCTGGCTCCCACTGCGGTTCGGCAGCGACCGGCACAGGCTCAGGCTGCACTGGCGCGGGCTCAGGCTCCACCGGCACCGGCACCGGCACCGGCACCGGCTCCACCTGGAAAGTCCAATCCTGCTCGGTCGAAACCTCAACCACCGGCTCGGGTTCCGGCAGCGCCTCAGCCAGCTCCGGCTCCCACTGCGTTTCCGCCGCAACCGGCGCGGGCTCAGGCTCCACCGGCACAGGCTCCGGCTCCACCTCGAAAGTCCAATCCTGCTCCGTCGAAACCTCAACCACCGGCTCGGGTTC
This genomic stretch from Mycobacterium paragordonae harbors:
- a CDS encoding PE family protein; its protein translation is MTDYNRLSIRPDEVTDVTRQLDELANRMQHVLETERANLTTIASGQDEVSQRVAHTLNEVHGSFTKASDQGANEIREVSATMRTHAGRISETDLAD
- a CDS encoding YbaB/EbfC family nucleoid-associated protein, producing the protein MTSLAQSVIARAIKQRDLMQAMTEQSKTITARVTSRDRAVSAEVDGLGSLTGLWLGPPASRLDTDALATLIVETAHAAARVAAERYNFLLKEFTTRMEELQNAPLTRSDGTVIEPR
- a CDS encoding PPE domain-containing protein, with product MGFSNVVWESRSTEQLARDLTEGPGPSSVGEAGAAWIRVANEFARISADYDRLVESVRGSWESNASEAAVRKLETFGKWLQAASLSAAANGRRAEEAAVANTVAILSMPSVSEAIEAKAAQDMMASLSAYNGAIVQGSFAEFEEAASAQQADAAAVMHRYEDAVAELAEPWDQPVPPQVTNSAALKGEKDGKSGGGSRGGGGGGGGAARQLSPMLATPVAGSAEAKELKKTSFKSDGSGGSGMGRGAGGYAPMGGNRRDGSGQSYESFREAGTLEGAGEAGAGLSDGGQTWLPAAQQSDAPFEVSHVSWGPNTAIFDDLAAPDPQQPEGFAEEPERTLQQVSDRWVSPPVIGAEQEVTL
- a CDS encoding ESX secretion-associated protein EspG — encoded protein: MTAAVTSGFTLTDDELQVVGERAGVQGFPTVLDVRPRYERVDTLEAAFDAATRSLIARGLIADGAIDPDLVPLLRALRRPERELAMRLVTPDGIARVSVIRCGASGVVARRAGNNISLQAADDAASLSWATHALIGALPRAEAAEVTPVGAPTDIVTRNLIGTHDARLLADRVRALGAEPRAAMVLGAALSSRMAFAEIVYYALCPEQDRFTRRAAAVGVFYTRKGRIVAAPSASPSGQLWTTLKPGSDHSVGQAISQLVELSTDQWEASLV
- a CDS encoding MinD/ParA family ATP-binding protein; the protein is MPGEKKRRRVQIGRGKRHDEADERRDRPAKPDEKAEQTGPSRTLAEDVPSPPKRDRVPVSRHTPDVETETPAAATDETAESRPRRVAVPYDRIRRLQQLEPQPVPPVAELPPEPEPELEPPVAELPAQPEPPVAELPAQPEPTPPDGPADDIVDAAPLAEPEPLSAAEELPVAPEPEATPESVEWVSEALTRLEWQYDSLLAESLVRPEAPSESAHESEFDAAEEISAAPDPEPVNETPSELASADSALEPDVSGGLPELYSDVEYPLEPVETEAFSVESEPDSQRWEEPELPEAVAEPVPVEPEPAPVAAETQWEPELAEALPEPEPVVEVSTEQDWTFEVEPEPVPVEPEPAPVAAETQWEPELAEALPEPEPVVEVSTEQDWTFQVEPVPVPVPVPVEPEPAPVQPEPVPVAAEPQWEPAPLPEPEPVETVAVDSETSTQESESGELDDIELRAAALLEQMAAKRAQATAAPQEAEVDLIADDARDAEVSDRLPAEPTDEFESLASEEHADEAVPTQWLPTDPVSEVQQPAAEPEPDDARFEAAPTESVAPAESVAPTESFEAPAESFEAESPTQDVERAAPAAEERTRGPRRPAPPPWQTPSSAMAAEIEEVVMDAPVAQHEPARAPEPPTQQGPLIPGPQPSTPPAQARRRPRAGGRPPWPPPPPPGPFPPPPWWPGPPPGRRVPPSPRPAASTAPPRAAQPAPPGAAQPTPPPGRPQPPVGGPPPGYQPFRMPPSIDEAEITHPDRFAPPSGWRRAVHNATGGHVNPGASRKERQQDHLLAEIRQPIVGDFRIAVLSIKGGVGKTTTTFGLGSALATVRHDRVIAVDANPDRGTLGERVGDLSTRSTVRDLLSDPNINRYADVRNHTLMATSRLEVLASEQDPAVSEVFGADDYRRTVDILRHYYNIILTDCGTGIMHSAMSAVLDLAHTIVLVSSPAIDAARSASATLDWLMQHGHSGLVREAHVVLSASRPGSAALKLDKVYEHFQSRCRSIHLIPFDPHLAEGADVDFGRLNLATRQAYLELAGSVAENFGRLRAPREQP